GCCGGAGCCGAAGCCTTCGTCGTTCCACTGGGACTGATGAACGTCGACGTCGACTTCCGCAAGCTGGTCGTCGACGAGGAAATGGTCGAAAAGGTCCGCAATGCCACCGGAGTGTTCTTTACCGGCGGCGATCAAAAACGCATTACCAAAGCCCTACGCACCGAAGACGGCGAGAACACGCCCCTCTTGGATGCGGTGTGGGAAGTCTACAACGACGGTGGCGTGATCGCCGGCACCAGTGCCGGGGCCGCCGTGCTCAGCCGCGTGATGTTCGCCGATCCCGAGAGCGTGCTGGCCACGCTGAAGAAGGGTGTGAAGTTCGGCAAGGAAATCGACGAAGGGCTCGGCTTCCTCGATCACGGCTGGTTCATCGAGCAGCATTGCATGACCCGCGGCCGCTTTGCCCGGGCCCTGGTGGCCATGCACTCGCAGGGGCTGAAGTTCGGCATCGGCGTCGACGAGAACACGGCCTGCGTCGTGCGTAACGGCACCGAGGTCGAGGTCGTCGGCTTCAAGGGAGCCGTGGTCCTCGACCTATCCAATGCCAGCCATGACCCCGATGTATCGGGCTTTAACCTCAAGAACGTGCGCATGACGTATCTCGATCATGGCGACACGTTCGATCTGAACACGCTGACCGTCACGCCGGCCAAGCAGAAAGTCGCCGGCTCGATGCCGCACGGCGAGGAACTCGACAACGAAGCCGAGCCCTTCATGTTCCCCGACATCCTGGCCAACACGACCGTTGTCGAGGTCCTGGGACGGCTGATGCAACGCCGCAAGGTCGAGGCCATTGGCCTGGCCTTCGACGGGCTGGCCGCACGCCAGGAGCCGACGCAGGGTTTCGAGTTCCGCTTCTACCCCGGCGAGGATAGCGCTGGCTGGTACGGCGACGTCCCGGCCGGCACGGGTTTCACCGTCAGCAACATCCACCTGGATGTGCGGCCGATCGAAATCTCGGGTCCGCTGTACAAGTAGCCGTCGGGTAGTCGGGAATGTGTGGGTTGAGCGTCTGCGGCGCACGGACAAGCGCGTTGTCCGTGCCACCCGGCTAGCGTGTGCCATGCTTTTTGCCGCAGGCAATAAGCATGCGATTCTTCCTCTGACCCTGTGCCATGCTTTTTCGCCGCCAGGCGAATAAGCATGCCGATTGGGTCTTCGACGGGTCCCTCCTCTCAACGAACGCTGCCGCAGCGAACTCCCCCGCCAAATGTTTGACGCTCCACCTCCGCGCGCTGTAGCCTGACCCGCGGACTTTTTCGGGCTCGGCACAGGCGGAGGTTCGCGCATGCGGCTGGAAATCCCTTTCGGCGATGACCTACTTCCCGTAGAGCTGCCGGTTCGAGCGCAGGTCATTTCCGGTGGCCCCCAAGCGTCGCTTCCGCCGGTCGACGATCTTGCCGCCACGGTACGCTCGGCCCTCGATCGGCCGCTCGGCATGCCACGCGTCGAGGAACTCGTACGGCCCGGTGCACGGGTCACGATCGCCTTCGATGATCCGACGGTCATGTCCTTTGGCCCGGTCCGCCGCGTGGCCATCGAGGAGCTGTTACGTCGATTGGCCACGGCAGGTGTCCCTCGGCAGAACGTGACCCTGATCTGTGCCAATGCGCTACACCGCAAATACCGTGCAAGCGAGCTGGCCGATCTCTTGGGGCAGGACCTGGTCGATGAATTCGGCCCGCGGCTCTTTTCGCACGACGCCGAGGACCAAGAAAACCTGGTCTATCTCGGCAAGACGCCCGGCGGCTACGACGTCGAAATCAGTCGCTATTGTTTGGACGCCGATCTGACGATCTACCTCAACGCCGCCCACAATCGCGGCTTCTCGGGCGGGTGGAAAAGCGTGTGCGTCGGGCTGTCGACCTACCGGTCGATCCGCCATCACCACACGCCCGACGGCATGTCGATGTCGCTCTCGCACAATCGCATGCACGCGATGCTCGACGAGATGGGCGCGTTGCTCGAGGCGCGGCTCGACCAGCGGATCTTCAAGATTGATACGATCCTGGCCAACCCGTTTCAGGTCGCGCGGCTGTTCGCCGGCACGGTCGACGACACGCGGCGCGCCACGCTCGACGTGCTGCGCACGCTATATTCCGACCGGCGCGATCTAAGCGCGCAAAAGTTCGACGTCATCCTGTACGGCGTCCCGAACTGGAGCCCGTACGCGATCTATTCGTCGATGAACCCCATTCTGACTTTGATCTCGTCCGGGCTGGGATACATGGGCGGAGCGGTGGCAGCGCTGGGCAAGCCCGGCTGCACGGTGATCATGGCTACTCCTTGCCCCGATATGTGGGACCAGGTGCATCACGCGTCGTACCCGGCAATCTGGAGGGACGTGCTTCCACAGACGCGCGACCCCTATGCGATCGAGCGCGATTTCGCCGAACGCTACGCGCACGACGAACCGCTCATCAAGAAATATCGCGACGAGTTCGCGTTTCACCCGGTACACGCCATCCTGGCCTGCTACCCGCTCAAGCGGCTGGCACACATCGGTCAGGTGTTCGTCGCCGGGGCCGAATCTCCCGACGTGCCACGGCACCTGGGCTTCACGCCCGCCAAGTCGGTCGACGAAGCCTTGGCCCTGGCGGCCGGGCACCATGGTGCCGATTTCAGCCTGGCCTGCCTCGACCAGATGCCGTCGCCCACGAAGGTGCCGATGTAAGCGTATCGGACCGCGGCACACTGGTGGCTCGAGCACCAGTGCTCGATACGACGCTGCGTCATCGACAGGCGGTTCGTCAATCATCATTTTGCATTCTGCATTTTCTGCGCAGCGCTGGGCGGCTCCGTAACCGTTCTCTAGAATCAACGGCTGGAGCGGCATACTCGGCCGGGGGTCCGATATCCGGGGCACGGCCGGATTCTGGAGAGGTGCGAAATGAGCCGATCCTCTTGCGCGCGCCGCGGGTTCACGCTCGTTGAGTTGCTGGTCGTCATCGCGATCATTGGCGGGCTGGTGGCGATTCTCTTGCCGGCCGTGCAAGCAGCCCGCGAGGCGGCGCGCCGCTCCTCCTGCACGAATAATCTCAAGCAAGTTGGCCTCGCGCTTTTGCAGTACGCCGATCTGTACGGTGGATTCCCGCCGAGCAGCACCAGCCAGATCGACTTCGGCGTTTGGAGCCCCAACCCAGCCAGTTATCACTTGCACAGTTGGGCCAGCCTGATCTTTCCCCTGCTGGAACAGGCGAACCTGCAGAACCAGATCAACTACAATGTGTCGGCACTCGCCGCTGCCAACTACGCCGTGGCCGGGCAGCAGATCCCGATCTATCGTTGTCCTTCGTTTACCGGCAACGAATTCAGCCAGGCCGAGGTCTACGCCAATCTGTCGCCGAACTTTGCCACGCGCAATTACGCGGCGCTCGGGGCCACGACGATCGGAAACCTGTGGCAACAGCCAGACGGTGTAATCTATCCTCGCGCGAGCACGCGTTACGTCGACGTGACCGATGGGCTGTCAAACACGCTCGTCGTGGTCGAAACGTGCGAGCCGGACATCGCCGTATGGATCGATGGCGGCACGGCGGCCGTGGCGGTGCATCCGTACGACGAGTCGAACTCGCCGAGCTACGCGCTGCCGCAAATCGCGCTCAATTACCAGCCGTACTTCGGCGGCAATGGGCAAGGCATCGACGCACAGTTTGGGCCGTCGAGCATGCACCCGCGGGGCGCCGTGCATCTGGTCGGCGACGGCTCGGCGCGTTTCATCAGCGATTCGATCAACGCGGCCACCTACGATGGCCTGGTGACGCGCGCCGGCGGCGAGGTGGTGGACGCGTCGCGCTTCTAAACACACGCTATGGCTGCTTCTTGCCGTCCGCCGGCACCGGACCGTTGATGACGGGGCCGGGTTCAGCCGGTGCCGCAGGCACTTCTTCGGCTGGCGGCCCTACGGGCGGTTGATTGCCCGCGGCGGGCCCCTCGCCCGCGGCAGCGCCCCGCGCGGCCGGTAGCGGCATCTGACCGTCCATGAAGTAGCGCCAGCCGCCGCCGAGCGAGCGATAAACGTCGATCAACCGCAGCGCGATGTCGCCTTGCGTTTGGGCCAACTGATCTTGCTGCGTGACAAGCGTCGACTGCGCGTTGAACACGCGATTGAAATCGGTGACGCCTCCCTGGTATTGCAGCAAAACAAGATCGACGGCCCGGCCCGCCTCGAAAACACTCTGCCGCAAAGCCTCCGCCTGTTGCTGCGATTGCAGGAAGCCCACCAGCGCATCTTCGACTTCGCGGCCGGCGTTTAGCACGGCCTGTTGATATTCCAAGGCCTCGCGCTGCAGCCGAACATCTTGCGTGATGATGTTATTGGCGATGCGACCGTAGTTGAGGATGTTCCACTGCAGGCTCGGTAGAACGAACGCCGTAAAGCTATCCGTCCGGAACAATGTGCGGAAATCATTGGCCACGTAGCCTATGAACCCGTTTACTGCCAAACGCGGATACAGATCGGCCTCGGCGATGCCGATCTGCGCGCTTTGCGCGGCGACTTCGCGCTCGGCGCGGCGCACGTCCGGGCGGCGGCGCACCAGGTCGGCCGGAATGCCCAGGGCCACTTCGGCCGGGGCGCGGGGGATCGGCGCCCGATCGAACGAAGCAGCCAGGTCTGTCACTGGCATGCCCATCAGCACGCACAACTGGTTGGCGGCCTGGCGGCGGCCAGCGACCAGGGGCGGGATCAGCGCTTCGGTCTGGGCCAGGTTGGTACGCGCCTGGCGAACGTCCAACTCGGTGGCGGCGCCATTTTTGAATCGCTGCTCGGCCAACTGCGTCGAGCCGCGCTGAATCTCGACATTGCGGCGGGCAAAATCGAGCCGCTGCTCGAACGTGCGCAATTGCACGTAACTCGACGCGACTTGCGACAAGAGCATGACCAGCGAGTCGCCATAGCCTTCGATGGCCGCGTCGACATCGGCCGTCGAACTCTCGATCTGGCGGCGGTACCGGCCCCAGAAATCGAGTTCCCAAGAAGCGTTGAACCCGGTGGCCCACAGGCTCGCACTGGTCGGCAGCGGAATGCCGAGGTTATCGGTGATCTGCCCGTGGAAGTAGGTGCCGTTGGCGGTTTGCTTTTGCGGGAACAAGTTGCCGACGGCGATGCCGCGCTGGGCCCGCGCTTCGAGGATGCGCGTGCCGGCGGCGCGCAGATCGAGGTTCTGGGCGCGGGCCTGTTCGACGAGGCCGTTGAGCGTGGGATCGTTGAAGACCGTCCACCACGAGCAATCGGCGGCCGGCGCGCTAATCACGCGCGGATCGGCACTATCGACCCAGGCGGGGGCCACGGGTGCCGGTGGGCGCGCGTAGTTGGGCCCCACCTTCGCGCCGTTGCGCCACCATTGCCGTAGCGACGTGCACCCGCAAGTGGCGCCGGCGATCACCAGCAGCAGTGCCGCAACGAGGCGCGCGCGGCGGTGCGGCTGTGCATGAGACGCACGGCGCGCGGCAGACTGACTCGAGGGAATACTCTGCGGAGCCATCGGCGAAGGTCGCTGGCGGTGGGCGCACGAAGGGAAAACAGGTGAGGTGCGGCGGCGGCAGAAGCGTGCTGGCAAAGTCGCTACCAACGCTTCTCTACGAATTACTCGGCGAACTGCGAAAGACCGCATGAACCGGAGGGTCGGACGCCCCAGGACCGCCAAAATGCTCCTACCTTAACGTCTGCGGTAACTGTGCTAGCAGCGGTTTGCGAAAGTTGGGCGCTGCGAACGGGCCCGCGCGACGTCCGAGCAAGAGCCGAGTTGTCACTCGGCGGCCAGATGAGCGCCCTTTTCGGCGACCGAGCGCTTCATGAAGAAGACCAGCACGACCAGGAACAGGGCCAGCACCGACGCCAGCCAGAACACGTCGAAGTAGGCCAGCGACGAGGACTGTTGCTCGCGCAAGTTGGAAAGCATCTCCAGCGCCATGTCCTGCGACGCGACCGGGTCACCCGTTTGTTGATAAAAATAGGCCTGGGCGTTTTCCGTGAAGGAGGTGACCGCCGGATTGTAGGGATCGAGCGTTTCGTTGACGCGCAGGGCGTGGAACTGATCGCGGCGTTCGTGAATCGTTTGCGCCATCGACGTGCCCACGCTCCCTCCTTCGTTGCGGATCAAGCTGAACAGCCCGACCGCCGCGCCGCGCAACTCCTTCCGCGTATACATGTAGGCGGCGACGTTAATCGGCGCAAAAATCAGCGACAGCCCCATGATCGACACGACACGCGGCCAGACTACCAGGAACGGGCTGATTTGCAGATTCATCTGCGACATCCAGTAGCAGCCAGCGCCCATGACCAGCAACCCGACGATGATCAACTTGCGCGCATCGACGCCGCGGCCAAGCAGAAACCCGACGATCGGCAGCAGCGATACCGAGAAAAAGCCCGACGGCGACATCACGAATCCTGAGCTCGTGGCATCGTAGTTGAACAGCGATTGCAGCAGACCGGGTAGGGACGTGCTGATGGCGTACAACACTCCGTACGCGCAGAAGATGATGATCGAAGCCATGGCGAAGTTGCGTTCCGCCAGCGGGCGAAAATTGACCACCGGATTGGCAATGCTCATTTCGCGATAAATTAGCGCCACGAGTGACCCGACCATGAGGAACGTCAGCGTCTGCACGCGCCAGAACGGATCGCCGAACCAGTCCCATTGCTGACCTTTGCTCAAGACGACTTCCCAGCAGATCATCGTGGTGGCGAGGAATACCAATCCCAGCGTGTCGAAGTAAAAGGGACGGCGGCGCAGCTCGGCGCGCTCTTGCTTGAGATAGTCAGGGTCTTCGAGCAGATAGTAGGACGCGGCAAAGGCGATCGCACCCATCGGTATGTTGATATAGAAAATCCAGCGCCATGAGTAATTGTCGGTGATGTAGCCACCCAGCGACGGCCCGAGGATCGGCGCGAGCAAGCCGGCGACGGCAAACAGCGTCATGGCCGACCCCTGTTTCTCGGGCGGAAACGCATCAAGCAGCACTCCCTGCGTGCTCGGCTGCAGTCCGCCACCAGCCAGCCCCTGCAAGACGCGGAAGAAGATCAACTCACCCAGGCTGGTCGACATGCCGCACAAGCCCGAGCTGATCGTGAAGACCGCGATTGACATGAGAAAATAGTTGCGCCGGCCGAAATGCGCTGCCAGCCAACCGGAGATAGGCAGGATGATCGCGTTGGCCGCCAGGTAGCTGGTGATTACCCACTCGCTATCGATCACCGCGGCCGACAATCCGCCGGCGATGTACCGCAGCGCGACGTTAGCGATCGTCGTATCGAGCACTTCCATGAACGTCGGCACCACCACGGCCGCTGCCACGAGCCACGGGTTGACCGTGCGCGGCATGACGGCGGTGGGAAGTGCAGCGGCCGAACTGCTCATGAAAGGATGTCTGACCGGGGCTCGGTTGCGATACCGCTCGGCTTCACTGGGCCGGGCGCGATTGCGGTGCTGCTTGCGGCTGGGTCGTCGTTGACGGTTTGCTTGGCGCGGATGGCATGGCCGACGGAGCTTGCTGCGCGGCTGCCGCTTCGCGCGCCGCCTCGGGAATAACCTCTTGCAATCGCTGCCCCGCGTTCGGGCCGGTCGGCGCTTCGCGATAATGGACGTAGGGCACCACCGACAGCCCGACGAAGAGCGTGTGCTCGTCGGGATTGTAGTCTTCCAGATCGATACGCACGGGCAGACGCTGCACGACTTTCACGAAATTGCCCGTCGCGTTCTGCGGTGGCAGCAGGGCCAGGGTCGAGCCGGTGCCCATCGTGAAACCGGAAATGCGCCCTCGGAAATGGTGCTGGCTGCCGTACATGTCGACCTTGATGTCGACCGGCTGTCCGATGCGCAGCCGCGCGAGCTGGGTTTCCTTGAAATTGGCGTCGACCCATATTTCCGTCAGCGAGCGAATGGCCATCAGGGCCTGGCCCGCCTGCACGTTATTGCCCGGATTGACGTTGCGGCGGGTGACGACACCGTCGATCTCGGCCAGCACGTCGCAATAGCGCAGATTGAGCTTGGCCTGAGCCACGTCGGCTTCGGCCTGGTGCACTTTGGCCGTGGCCTGTTTGATTGGTGCCGCGTCGGCAATAAGCTTCGCATAGATACGATCGAGGTTTCCTTCGGGATCGCGCTTGTAAAACTCTTCGATCAGTTGCTTAGGAGAGAGGTCGTACGACGTAGGCACGATGCCAAGCGGTGCAGCGCTCACTAGGACGTCGGCCAACGCCTGCCGCACCGTGGAGAACGTCTGATCAAGATTCTCGGGCATCTGCAGAGGATTCTGATTGTTCGCCTGTAGGCCCAGGCTGGCACGCGTCTGCTGCGCGGCCTGTTCGGCGCTGGCCACGCGGTTTTTGGCGACGTCGTAGGCCGCCTTGTACTGATCGAATTGTTGCTTGCTGATGGCGCCGGTACCGATCAGCGATTCGCCGCGAGCGAAGTCCCGCTCGGCCAGCGCCAGATTGGCCTCCTCGGCTTTCAATTGCGCGACGTTCGATTGCAGCAGGGCCTGTTGGTTGCGCACGTCTTCCATGGCGTGCTCCAGGCGGAAGCGAGAACTGCGAGCCTGCGCCACGATACCGCGAACTCGATCTTGCGCGGCCACGAGATCGGCCTGTGCCGTTTCCAACGTGGCTTGCTGAAGAGAAAGTTGAATCTCGTACGGCTCGCGATCGAGCTTCACCAGCACGTCCCCTTTGCGGACGCGATAGTTGTCGTCGACCAACACTTCGATGACCTGGCCGGGAACGCGGGCGGCGACCGACGTTACGTGGCCGTTGACGTACGCGTCGTCGGTCGAGACGGTCGTCATCGCGCGGATCGTGATCGGAACCAGGAAATAGCACGCGGCAATCGTGGCCACCACCCCCAGCGCCATCCACAAACCACGGCGCGATTTGGCGGGCTTCGCCGCGCTTGGCACGTGCGTCGCCGTGGCAGCATGCCCGTCCGGTGGATGCCCTCCTGCCTGAGCCCCGTCGGCCGGATGGCCTTGCACGGCCGATTCGGCCGCGCCGCCGGCGGGGAGCGAAGCCTTGGATTCTTGTGCTGCCATCGTTCACTCCTGATGCACAGGCCGGCGCTCCTCGAGCACAGGCCAATGGCCAATCCGCCGATGTACGTCGCCTTACCATCGATCCTGCAACGCGCCTGTATTTTCCCGAGGCGGAGCGATTCGGCAAGCAGCCGGTAGAAAAGAAACCCGCCCGTCCTACGTGTTCGGAGCAGACACCCCGGCCGATTACTCCATGCGATGGCGGAATAACCACGCCGCGCTCGATAACGTGATCCCCGCGATCACGGCCATTGGCCACAGGTTGGCCACCACGACCGAGAGTGGGGCGTTTTTCAGAAAAATCCCCTTTACGATCACGATGTAATACCGGATCGGATTGGCCAGCGTGGCGTATTGCAGCCAGTCGGGCATGTTCTCGATCGGGCTGGCAAAACCCGATAGACACATCGCTGGGACCATGAACACAAACGCCCCCAGGATGGCCTGCTGCTGCGTCTTGGCCAGGCTGGAAACGAACAACCCCACGCCGATCACGGCAAACAGGTAAACGACCATGCTACCGTACAACAGCAACAGAGATCCTTCGAAGGGAACGCGAAACAGCGTGACCCCGACCGCGATCATGCCCGTCGCCTGCGCGATCCCCAAGATCAGGGCCGGCACGGTCTTGCCGATAATGATCTCGAGTGGTCCGAGCGGCGACACGAGCAGTTGCTCGAAGGTGCCCAATTCGCGCTCTCGCGCCACCGACAGCGCCGTGACCAGCAAGCCCATGAGCGTGGTCAGAATGGCCACCAGGCTGGGAACCGTGTTCCAGGTGACGGTCTGATTGGGATTGAACCACAAACGGCCGACAACGACCGTCGAGGGAGGCGCCGCCTGGCTGGCGGTGAGCAGTTGCTGATTGAAGCCGGTCACGATGGCGTTGGCATAACCCTCGACGATCTGCGCCGCGTTCGAACGACGGCCGTCGAGCAACAACTGAATCTGCGCCGGTCGGCCCGACGCCACCTCGCGCGAGAAGTCGGGCTGAATATACAGGACCACGAGCGCGCTGCGCGAATCGATCGCCGGCGCGATCTGGCTCTCGTCGGTAAGGAAATCCACCTCGGAGAAATTCGGCGAGCCGGTAAAGAGCGCGACTAAATCGCGCGAGCTGGTCCCCTGGTCGCGATTGAGAACCGCGATTCGTACATCCTTCACTTCCTGAGTGGCCGCGAACGAAAAGACCAGCAGTTCGACCAGCGGCGGCACGATCAGGATCATGCGGCTCTTCGGATCGCGCCATACGGCGAGAAATTCCTTGACGATCAATGAACGGATGCGCTGCCACATACGGCTACTCCAGTCGCATCCGGGTGGAGCGCAACAGCAGTATGAGCAACACGCCTCCCATCGCCAGCAGGGCGAGCGTGTTGGGCACCAGTACCGACATCACATCGCCGGCCAGAAACATTGTCTGCAGACTGGCCACGAAATACCGAGGTGGCAGCAGGTACGTCGACCATCGTATCGGCCACGGCATGGCGTCGATCTCGAAGATAAAGCCCGACAATTCGAAGGCGGGCAAGAATCCCGCGATGAGCGCGGCCTGGCTTGCGGCGAACTGGTTGCGCGTCAACGTCGAAATCAACAATCCCAATGGCAGCATGGCCGAGAGAAACGCCGTCGCGACAATCACCAGGGCCAAAATCGAGCCGCGGAACGGCACGCTGAACACGTATACGGCCGCCGTCACCGACAGACCCATCGCCCCCATGCCCAATAGAAAGTACGGGAGCAGCTTGCCGATGAGAAACTCGGCGCGGCCCACGGGCGTGGACATCAGCGCCTCGATGGTGCCGCGCTCCCATTCGCGCGCCACGACAAGCGCCGTCAGCAGCGTGCCGATCAACGTCATGATGATGGCGATCGAGCCCGGGATGAGAAAGTTCTGGCTGCGAATGTCGGGGTTGAACCAGTAACGCGGTTGGATCGTCACCAGGCCCGGCAGCGCCCGGCCCGACACCATTCCGCTGCGGGCGTAGGTCTCTTGCACCAGCCAGTTGCTCCACACGCCTTCGACGTAATTCAGCACCAGGCCGGCCGTGTTGGGATCACTACCGTCGACCAGCACCTGCACGGGCGCCGATTCGCCGCGCCCCACGCGCTCGGTAAAATCGGCCGCCAGCACGATTACGCCTTTTAGCCGACCGGCGACAAGCTCGTCTTCGACCTGTCGGCGGTCATGCGCCGCAATCACATTGAAATAAGGGGAATTGTGAAACGAGGCCAGCAGGCTCGACGTATCCGGCGTCGCTTGCTCGATAACCACCGCCACCGGCACGCGGCGCAGATCGAGCGTGATGCCGTAACCGAAAATGAATAGCAACAACAGCGGCAACAATCCCGCGATCAAGTAACTGCTGGGATCGCGGCGGATTTGCAGCATCTCCTTGCGCACGAGCGCCGCGACGCGGCGGAGCCAGGCCGCAGGGCCGGTGACCGTGGCGCTCATGACGCCTCCCTACGCTGGTCGTACGATTCGACGAGGTCGATAAAGGCGTCTTCCAGCGACGGCTCCTCCCGATCGGGCCGACGCACCGATTCTTTTAGTCGGTCAGGCGAACCCTCAGCAATGACGTGCCCTTGATAGACCAGGCCGATGCGATCGCAATACTCGGCCTCGTCCAGGAAATGTGTGGTAACCATCACCGTGACGCCACGGTCGACCATGGCGTTGATATGTCCCCAGAATTCGCGGCGCGTGAGAGGATCGACGCCCGAAGTGGGCTCATCGAGAAACAACACAGCCGGCTCGTGCATCAGTGCGCACGCGAGCGCCAGTCGCTGTTTGAAACCGAGCGGCAATTCGCCGGCATTCGTTTCCAGATAGCCGCCGAGCTTGAACGCCTTGACCACGCGCTCCGTAGCCGCCTCACGCCGCGCGCCCGCCAGCCCATACACTCCGGCGAAGAAATGCAGGTTTTGCCGGACGCTCAAGTCGCCGTAAAGTGAAAACTTCTGCGCCATGTAGCCGAGCCGGCGCCGTGCGCGACCGCCGGCGCGATAAAGATCGAAGCCGGCCACGCGGGCTGTTCCTGCCGTGGGGCGCAGCAATCCGCACATCATTTTAAAGGTCGTCGATTTGCCGGCGCCGTTGGGGCCGAGCAGGCCGAAGATTTCGCCGCGGTTGATGCGAAACGTGATGTGATCGGCGGCCGTGAAATCGCCGAAGCGCTTCGTAAGCCCGTTGGCCTCGACCACGACGTCGTTCGAGGCAGTGCCGGCGGGCTTATCGACGACCGGCGCGACGTCTCCCTTCGGTCCGCCGCCGAGCAAACCCACGAAGGCATCTTCGAAGCGCGGCGGTGTGGCCACGACGGCGTCTTTTGGTACGCCGAGCGCCGTCAGATCCGGCGCCTCGCCGTCGTCCCTCATCACCAGGCGGACACTGCTCCCTTGGATCACGCCGTCGACGACGTCGGGCTCCTTAAGCACTTGGGCCAGGACCTGTCGGCGACGGTCGCCGAGCCCCTGGATCAAAAACGTGCGGCCGCTGGCGCGATCCGTCAATTCCTTGGGTGGCCCGGCGTAGATGGCTTTCCCTTCATTCAGCAAGAGGACCGTAGCGCACCGTTCGGCTTCGTCCAAGTAAGCTGTGCTCCACACGACGCCGATACCGGTGTCGACCAGGTCGTAGACCATTTGCCACAG
The window above is part of the Pirellulales bacterium genome. Proteins encoded here:
- a CDS encoding cyanophycinase; the protein is MAVLGLCLIGIASAARADEKKGSLVIIGGALRSTDSQVWERDIWERIVDLAGGDKAQIAVFPTASGTPLDSGDRAVAALKKAGAEAFVVPLGLMNVDVDFRKLVVDEEMVEKVRNATGVFFTGGDQKRITKALRTEDGENTPLLDAVWEVYNDGGVIAGTSAGAAVLSRVMFADPESVLATLKKGVKFGKEIDEGLGFLDHGWFIEQHCMTRGRFARALVAMHSQGLKFGIGVDENTACVVRNGTEVEVVGFKGAVVLDLSNASHDPDVSGFNLKNVRMTYLDHGDTFDLNTLTVTPAKQKVAGSMPHGEELDNEAEPFMFPDILANTTVVEVLGRLMQRRKVEAIGLAFDGLAARQEPTQGFEFRFYPGEDSAGWYGDVPAGTGFTVSNIHLDVRPIEISGPLYK
- a CDS encoding lactate racemase domain-containing protein; translated protein: MRLEIPFGDDLLPVELPVRAQVISGGPQASLPPVDDLAATVRSALDRPLGMPRVEELVRPGARVTIAFDDPTVMSFGPVRRVAIEELLRRLATAGVPRQNVTLICANALHRKYRASELADLLGQDLVDEFGPRLFSHDAEDQENLVYLGKTPGGYDVEISRYCLDADLTIYLNAAHNRGFSGGWKSVCVGLSTYRSIRHHHTPDGMSMSLSHNRMHAMLDEMGALLEARLDQRIFKIDTILANPFQVARLFAGTVDDTRRATLDVLRTLYSDRRDLSAQKFDVILYGVPNWSPYAIYSSMNPILTLISSGLGYMGGAVAALGKPGCTVIMATPCPDMWDQVHHASYPAIWRDVLPQTRDPYAIERDFAERYAHDEPLIKKYRDEFAFHPVHAILACYPLKRLAHIGQVFVAGAESPDVPRHLGFTPAKSVDEALALAAGHHGADFSLACLDQMPSPTKVPM
- a CDS encoding DUF1559 domain-containing protein, whose amino-acid sequence is MSRSSCARRGFTLVELLVVIAIIGGLVAILLPAVQAAREAARRSSCTNNLKQVGLALLQYADLYGGFPPSSTSQIDFGVWSPNPASYHLHSWASLIFPLLEQANLQNQINYNVSALAAANYAVAGQQIPIYRCPSFTGNEFSQAEVYANLSPNFATRNYAALGATTIGNLWQQPDGVIYPRASTRYVDVTDGLSNTLVVVETCEPDIAVWIDGGTAAVAVHPYDESNSPSYALPQIALNYQPYFGGNGQGIDAQFGPSSMHPRGAVHLVGDGSARFISDSINAATYDGLVTRAGGEVVDASRF
- a CDS encoding efflux transporter outer membrane subunit; protein product: MAPQSIPSSQSAARRASHAQPHRRARLVAALLLVIAGATCGCTSLRQWWRNGAKVGPNYARPPAPVAPAWVDSADPRVISAPAADCSWWTVFNDPTLNGLVEQARAQNLDLRAAGTRILEARAQRGIAVGNLFPQKQTANGTYFHGQITDNLGIPLPTSASLWATGFNASWELDFWGRYRRQIESSTADVDAAIEGYGDSLVMLLSQVASSYVQLRTFEQRLDFARRNVEIQRGSTQLAEQRFKNGAATELDVRQARTNLAQTEALIPPLVAGRRQAANQLCVLMGMPVTDLAASFDRAPIPRAPAEVALGIPADLVRRRPDVRRAEREVAAQSAQIGIAEADLYPRLAVNGFIGYVANDFRTLFRTDSFTAFVLPSLQWNILNYGRIANNIITQDVRLQREALEYQQAVLNAGREVEDALVGFLQSQQQAEALRQSVFEAGRAVDLVLLQYQGGVTDFNRVFNAQSTLVTQQDQLAQTQGDIALRLIDVYRSLGGGWRYFMDGQMPLPAARGAAAGEGPAAGNQPPVGPPAEEVPAAPAEPGPVINGPVPADGKKQP
- a CDS encoding DHA2 family efflux MFS transporter permease subunit; protein product: MSSSAAALPTAVMPRTVNPWLVAAAVVVPTFMEVLDTTIANVALRYIAGGLSAAVIDSEWVITSYLAANAIILPISGWLAAHFGRRNYFLMSIAVFTISSGLCGMSTSLGELIFFRVLQGLAGGGLQPSTQGVLLDAFPPEKQGSAMTLFAVAGLLAPILGPSLGGYITDNYSWRWIFYINIPMGAIAFAASYYLLEDPDYLKQERAELRRRPFYFDTLGLVFLATTMICWEVVLSKGQQWDWFGDPFWRVQTLTFLMVGSLVALIYREMSIANPVVNFRPLAERNFAMASIIIFCAYGVLYAISTSLPGLLQSLFNYDATSSGFVMSPSGFFSVSLLPIVGFLLGRGVDARKLIIVGLLVMGAGCYWMSQMNLQISPFLVVWPRVVSIMGLSLIFAPINVAAYMYTRKELRGAAVGLFSLIRNEGGSVGTSMAQTIHERRDQFHALRVNETLDPYNPAVTSFTENAQAYFYQQTGDPVASQDMALEMLSNLREQQSSSLAYFDVFWLASVLALFLVVLVFFMKRSVAEKGAHLAAE
- a CDS encoding HlyD family secretion protein yields the protein MAAQESKASLPAGGAAESAVQGHPADGAQAGGHPPDGHAATATHVPSAAKPAKSRRGLWMALGVVATIAACYFLVPITIRAMTTVSTDDAYVNGHVTSVAARVPGQVIEVLVDDNYRVRKGDVLVKLDREPYEIQLSLQQATLETAQADLVAAQDRVRGIVAQARSSRFRLEHAMEDVRNQQALLQSNVAQLKAEEANLALAERDFARGESLIGTGAISKQQFDQYKAAYDVAKNRVASAEQAAQQTRASLGLQANNQNPLQMPENLDQTFSTVRQALADVLVSAAPLGIVPTSYDLSPKQLIEEFYKRDPEGNLDRIYAKLIADAAPIKQATAKVHQAEADVAQAKLNLRYCDVLAEIDGVVTRRNVNPGNNVQAGQALMAIRSLTEIWVDANFKETQLARLRIGQPVDIKVDMYGSQHHFRGRISGFTMGTGSTLALLPPQNATGNFVKVVQRLPVRIDLEDYNPDEHTLFVGLSVVPYVHYREAPTGPNAGQRLQEVIPEAAREAAAAQQAPSAMPSAPSKPSTTTQPQAAPQSRPAQ